NNNNNNNNNNNNNNNNNNNNNNNNNNNNNNNNNNNNNNNNNNNNNNNNNNNNNNNNNNNNNNNNNNNNNNNNNNNNNNNNNNNNNNNNNNNNNNNNNNNNNNNNNNNNNNNNNNNNNNNNNNNNNNNNNNNNNNNNNNNNNNNNNNNNNNNNNNNNNNNNNNNNNNNNNNNNNNNNNNNNNNNNNNNNNNNNNNNNNNNNNNNNNNNNNNNNNNNNNNNNNNNNNNNNNNNNNNNNNNNNNNNNNNNNNNNNNNNNNNNNNNNNNNNNNNNNNNNNNNNNNNNNNNNNNNNNNNNNNNNNNNNNNNNNNNNNNNNNNNNNNNNNNNNNNNNNNNNNNNNNNNNNNNNNNNNNNNNNNNNNNNNNNNNNNNNNNNNNNNNNNNNNNNNNNNNNNNNNNNNNNNNNNNNNNNNNNNNNNNNNNNNNNNNNNNNNNNNNNNNNAAcattggagcttcttgggtcacccaattctggaacttttcgccttgagccaacttgcgcacaaggtcttggcggagacttcttctagtgtatggatcgtcagttgtggcagcacttcatcttcttttcccacTATTTCTTTCGAtcacctttttttccttcttcttttcctccaaggtgtttatgctcatatttgcCAACTCTAGACCCAGGCTTTCAGCTCCTTATATGTTGCACTATGTATGCAGCTCTTGGGAATGATACGCTAAGGGGAGGATTTCcagctgttcttcttcaagatctcttcctttaattctagccatccttcttgtccttctccgatcagcagcccaacgataatcctcttggttaggtgatatcctagcccaaatctttgatcagcctttctcttccttgtcggaTTAACCCCTTCTGGTATTCCGCAAGCGAGGTTATATCGACGTGGACCCCACGGTTCAAGAAACATGACTTTGCCATCCTGGCTGTTCTGAGATCCTTGGGTCTTCTTAACACGGTGTTCTCTGGTACCCAGTCAGTgttcacgatctcaaaagcatggatattgttatccttgcaatcctccGCTTCGATGAAAGCACAACCACATTCTTTGTCATGGCTATTGCTCCTCAGCCCTGACGGTtactaacatcccattcatgattgtacttcaaacattggtgtaatgatgaagctactgccccgctgcgtggatccaagccttcccaacaacatactataggaagggtgaatatccataacctgaagtgtcactaggaCATTTGCGGTCCCACgtatagctccacttctaaagtcccaagtattggcctaggtgagccatcatatgctctggccatcatagtacttggcttcatatgagattcatcaatcggcatttcctcTAAAATGTGCTTTGGCAATACGTTCAGGGCCGAGcattatcgacgagcaccttccctacgaggcagtctttgcacctaacgtgatgtataaaggcttgttgtgtccggttaccttcagcatcaagctcatcgccgtgaagtagaggtaattagttgcatggatcctccccactaaatgctccatagttttatgctcaatgtcctggggtacatatgcctcatttaataccttttgcaaggcatttcgatgcggctcagagctgagtatcaaggacataagggagatccgagctggagtcttttttagttgatccactatgcaatattcgttatgcttgatcaacttcaaaaattcatttgattcctcttccgttactggcttattaacttctggtgctttgtccggatctaccacttctttacccttttccttcctccactcttcaggcgtaaagcaacgaccacttctggtcaaaccacttatctccgtctggaacaaaggaaaaggagctcgaacgttggaggcatacccataattgtatggcatggcattgtgattctcttttgtgcaggacggtttaaccaagatcagccttgggggcccgttagcagtctgttgaaccctgcaaactcctgccatcttatcttgaccttccatcatacttacttcacacctgctctccattggttcaatcctcaattgtcccatcctcaacattttagcaatcttttcacaaaactcggtgcaatcctcaatgtgatgtccctctcttccatggaactcacagtagtcacCTCTCTCCAATTGGCTTACCACCTTTACCGCTAGAAATCCTGATTGgactaacatgtcgtacaaccttttcatcggcaccttcaacaccttgcattgatttcccacttcgatcatgcctattccgccactgtttggaacatgtttaggcaatgggtttgaattgacattgggcttgtcttcaaAAGATACCCATCTTAACCTAATAAGTTCCGataacctcttcttgaatgcatagcaggtttcaatcccatgcccgggattacccccatggtactcgcaagtcaaatcgggcttgtaccaaattgggaatggtggttgtagtggtagtgtagggataggagctatttgtccaatgctcaaaagtttggcatacatgtccttcaaaggcatggtaatggtggcaattgttctgaggtgtatcctgagtggggtctttggtaatgattttggtagtttggttggttatttgttcggttaggtgaaaaagattggttTAAAGTTATGCGTGGGGATTGAGAGGTAGGTGCTTATGGGCTGtggaaattttacttttttgcctttataccgccttccaaattgttaacgtcccttctcttttccttcccataaaacctttcttctctaaaggctctgctatgcgccctgctttaattccttgctcgattctttccgccacacgtacaaacatcatagaaatgttgagatgagctacccattaaatgctcatagtaaggtgccttgaatgtattggcgaacaaagtcaccatctccgttctatcaaagggggttgcacgtgcgtggcctcgtccctccatctttgtgcataagccctcactgactcttggcttctcttttccatcgacatgaggctcgttcgatctggagcaatttccaaattgaacttgtattgctttaggaaagcctccactaagtccttccatttcttaatcttgacattatccagcctcatgtaccaaacttagcgcagatcccgatagactgtcttggaaaaagtagatcattaattatcatcatgaattacttcagccatcttgttgcaataagatcgaaggtgagtgtttaggcattccaacccagtataccttataaactctggtatcctaaaatcttttggtaccgtgaggttaggtaccaagcatatttccgacgttcgcagggggtcaaccaatcatttccctcgactgctcttaacctttcttctaatgctgatatcttgtcatcattcacaaaacccgtggacctattatcggaaggcccctcggctgttaaaatctacagtgatatgagcttgagggggctgaatgggataaacaggtgtaaagtgctgcccgttgctgaatctgcccccatattctgagatacccccgggacaggggccgacggtgctcctataggtggttgggtagatgttccctccccgttcttggcttttaaaagttgctcaagcagattggtcaatcgggaaacttcatttttcacggattccaactcggtctggtagtgtgactctaactgagctctttcttcgttttccattcttgatctggaccgggtttggtggactctggatgtgggacctatgtttcacgatctggagatgcatgcatagatgtatgagaaaatgtatgattgtgatggatgcatgcatgttttattgtgaacgaaaaataaccatcccattataagcattctcttgtcacattgctttgatagaagttctgcctttcgagtcgttttgctagaatcatgttcaccaagagacagattttgcataagaagatgggtcaacgcccttttcattaatgcttggataaaaatacattttaaaaaatacaacatgctaatctctttcctccataaactccttagccaaaggtaaaaaagcaaagccgcggttctcaatcttccctaaaaaagcatcggtttcggctaggcttcggcgatagcgaatgatgtctcctcccacattccgtgcattgattctaataattcgagcatgtgcagcagcttcatccatttgctcatcggttttggtcattttttctatgagcaacatgtttgttctgttcaaagcaatgttgttggcgtcgatttgatccttgtgcttttccgttgctactagcttctcgtccaaatatttcgacttttcgcgttctttgtcgagctttatcctTGCAACTTTTATCTCACTCCTCTTGGCTGCTAACTCCGCTTTATCATCCTCGAACcctccccttttgctttccaactctatatatttcttattcaaatccttatacctcctaatcctatccattagttcgaattgcacttgcacaaatttttcttggtaatattttgcactttcttggcaatcgctaaagtccatctccattgcttcaagttcagaacaactttgcatccaatccaaactcaaccctttaagctccttctcactcctttccctagcaatcttctcctcaaccaactttaactcaagcttggttattttcgcatctctagactgtatttgctcatctagaaatgttctccttttatcctcttctagcatcattccttccaacgtcgccttgtcctttctgctcttgctcaactctattcttagtttgtccacttgccttctcaattcaccgttaaccctctttcttttgaggggttcctctatggtttgaggagatttgacttctacacgaggcatggctgaagcagctaaatcatcttcaatattaacctcatttcccttaataggctcctctatagcgcaaggcatggctgaagcagctgaggctctccattttacatatccttcgctcacacttggatctctcaaaccttctatttctaccaacactagatgcttccaatcttgtttgatgatctccaaaacttcttttgccatgggatctttgaacagaccaaagaattgagcaattcccatagttctgggaacaaactgtatgcccccgaattgtcttaccactaaagtcggagcataactcacataacccgtaatccccaccaatggtacccaatgcctttgtccacaactcatttcgttgttgttacccatggtgctctccatttaaaatcgctattaggtaatccttccaatttatcaacccaaccctggttgtctagatctccccattcttcttcttccacaatctttaggggtttttgagtgaaccaccaaaaattattgaagacaggtttctttgtttcgatatggctcaccatccaaatatacaacagttgcgtgcagcatctcattgctccttttccagcttttctacaatggttaagtgtcaaaaatgtttcggctaagatagcaaccactggattgatctgtgtgttctcatactccacataagcagcggcggcctccaagcttactaaaccagtctgacttgggaacaacacaaggccaaatatacctaaggcaatcaatctctctttttctacttctgactccttttccaactctagcatcctccatttcaaaccagtgccattcttttccagaaacttttccaagttggagattctgagcagttttgacagctcagggatgatcttgtcggatctcaaaggagaataaatccgatacaggtcattcggaaactcggtcaacaatccatattcctcaatcgtggggcacaagtctacgcttccaaaggagaaacatcggtattctggatcccaaaaatgaactaaggctcgcacagctgggcttaaaacttctacctttgcgatttccatcaaacgtccgtatttcctaaaaaatgcatctttatccacattctgaaaatgagtcgttaacttgttcacctcattcaatatgcaattcaggttcttgattggcgacatcttcttagcatcgcttctaaggcagtctccttcaatcaattgtgacagttcagaattctttccatactctatggaagatttggtgatggtcatttcgttcacaaatcctgcaattcaaaatgtatggggggttagtcttgtttcgatgcaaaagatttatatcggaacatacaccctaaggataggttctagttcttttacatgagacatagggtaggtttactactaggtctctaaaagagggtctcttgctgttccagtgatcaccctcgtaaaggcgatatggaggtccaacagatagtgggatggcacgtgtaccaatcactatcagtctaaacactcagcaaagagttggggtttacacaaacttaagccttgactcaagtcataaggcaagctgctagtcccccacttaaacttagagttacatgtgtgtgccctccaaaacataataataataataaagtgatgcatgactatggcatgtatgatagaatgtaaagatatatgctaaagcttttaaacaaaacatcataagaaaacaaaaaccaataacatataacataaacaaacaaacaaatcaagcttagtcctaacatccccagtggagtcgccattctgtcacacccccacaaaaaatttataaaggcacgacatcggctggcgattttcgttgtgttctaaggatttggttctttggagtcgccacctagtatttggtcactaggaaccctaactggtctttcagagattctaaagcaagggacgggttgcgtaaagggaaggtactagcacccctaatacgccctacctaaggtaagctgcttggtgtttggtttgctctatagtctatggtgttggtgttttctaatcccgtcaactcgtaaatcgcaaggaaaagagaataaaaagaacgaagaaaatttcacaatttctaaaaaaaattacttttcacggctcgtaaaccgtggaaaaaaaattttaattttgaaatattctcgatcgcagccaaagcttctttcaaacctgtgcgttgatttattactcccgataatattttggatgttcgtccttttaagggatttcttcatccaaacattagcggtgaacaataatcacaacttctcctcccaaaataagatttttatagtttttggaatattggccaataccctttggaattttacaaacgggttgtaaaatccacaaatgcaagaaaatgattttgtgtttaagaaatctatgcgaaaacacattttcaaaacttccaatatttttttttatatataaaaagaacattcaaaaacatgctagtgtattggccgtatgcatgaaaacaaaaacattttttttataaactcttttttttttttttacgaaaacaggtgtttttttatatactgaaattatatccccatagtaaaaaatgcaaatcaatatataccaagaacaacaatatattttttttttacttttcagaatttttttctattttttttttatttttttattttttgagaaagaaaaaaaatatatatacacacatgcataatataataatataataatatattaatatattaaatgggctgggccggcccaattaattgggccggactccagccccaaaagacgttgggccggactcggcccaacagtgTCTTGTCTtctgggccggaccggcccagacccgcAATCTGGGccagaccggcccagacccatatcattgggccagaccctgtctggcccaaaagaaaaaaagaaatgaacggggggggaattattttcccccccgtgcctcctgcatgcagaaacgattctgcatgcagggggcaagaaataaaacaagataaaaaaaatgtgcaggggAGGAGGCGTACCTGGCGTGGCGGAGACGATGgcttgctggcggtgctgcggtggaggcggtggcagtGACCTACTCCTGTCGACTCCTCACGGCGAATTCCAAGTGGTCCGGCGACGTCCTCTCGGTTCGTTTGCTTGGTTTCGGTTTTCTCACTTCCCTCCTGGTTTCAAACCTTCCCTTTGCTTtcggttttcttgggttttttggtaactctctcctctgttatggtgtttctctctcttcctctctctctcaactgtctcggtttttttttttttttcgggtcaCTCCATCggtcctcctcctcttccttctcactctgcttcttctctatttataggcaatatcagggcatgcatgggggaacaaggcgtgctggtcggcaggcgccgctgccaaggtgcttctctcgggttcggtggcgcggcgggtggtcggccagcggcttcggcttcgggggtcccaaagtgtggggcgtcgggccatggcacgtgaggagagaggcggggacaaaaaccccggttttcctctcctctgctacgcctgcgggggggaagaagaagagaaacagtgccgttcaaaacggcaccgtttggtcttttttttttttttttttttaaaaaaaaaaaaaacgcatgaaacggcgtcgttttggagaaaacgcgccgtttcatttaaatttggcgccagaaatgcgccaacgttcacatcagtcccccaattatttttgttcctttcaattgcgtccctgacaatttcggtcttgtccgccaagttggccgccttttccactttggtccttggcctctaaattatgcaatttagccctcaattgatcaataaacttccaatttcttcaattaggcccctcaatcaactccaaacagcccccctatctttgcgccttttcgaaattggtccctggtttcggattttcacaattaaacccctaattggccattaaacttcaatatttatgcaattaagcccctgatttgacttaataaattcctaaaaatcataatttggccccaggactttaatttcttcaatttaaagcccaaattgacttaaaaaatcaattttcttgcaatcaaatcccctataaatccaataaaaaaacaattaaacccataaacatccaaatttgggcttctctcctcaaaattcaaaattttcttctcaatagggttctcatccttcaagaatattttgtcaaaaatccaatctttgtatctttatactccttgaccaattttctgaccattttccgagcgcttctgcctcttgtcatttttctaaccttctttggctatttattttatttttttgcggggacccaaaaatgggttacaacatccTCAATGGCAAGTTAATTGTTCTTTATTATAAAGAGTAAAACAGTAATTACActgtaataaaattttgataaaaaaaatccatgcatGGTGAGTATgtacaaaaatgtttttcaccgAGGACCTCACCCTTCCATTCtactttattttgttatgtttataGATTAAATTGACAGGTATAAATCTAAAAAGATGTTATGATAGTCAAACAAGCttgttgaaagaaataaaaatgagtataatttttaattcaaaacactAGATTTTAACGAGAGTGTTTTATAGGCCCAGTTTCATTTAAGATTCAGTCCGCTAACTCCATTAGCATTTAGTCCGCATTTTTATTCCCAAATTAGATTTGAAAATACTTatttcagaaatttttttttcttattatttttatattattttcctttaGAATCAAGTTCGGTTTAATTTactatttaaacaattttttatactaTTCACCAAAGTTGTCAATTTCGTTCCGCTTCGGCTGAAATGCCCAAAACATCTCATACcagttcaaaaaacaaaacaaaagggaacAATTTTCACCTCGCTTAAAATCTTGGTTTGATCTGGATTTTCCAGTCAAAATTCAACTGGAATGTTCTGATCGAATTTCATGTGTTTCATTTCTGGTTAAAGCCACTGAGTCAAAGTCAAAGACTCAAAATTAAACCCAGTTCAATTTCATTAACTACACATAACACCCACGTATAAATGCTTTTTTTCTCTGAAgtctaaattaaaaaccaaatccCTAATTTCTCTTCCTCGCAGTCTCAAGTTCCCAACCAAAACAATTACAATCGGCATCTTGTCTTTCACAAACTTCCCCTCTAATCTTCCCTCTTCTCTATTGATGTCTTACTTTTGCATACTGCACTCTGCAACCTAACTTCCCGACCGAATCGGCTCGATtgataaaaaagagaaggagcCCTCCAGAACCTGGCAAAGTAATTATCAATGAATTTCAAAGAATTCTCAACCTCTCCATAAAGATTATATCACACAAAAGACTCGTACCGGATTCCAAGACATCTAATCTCGTTTTGTGGCCATCTGCTCCCTTCTCGAATAACTGTCTCTTCTCTCTAAGGTGtaatcttttctctctctttaagtTCAAATTGGAAATGAAAAACGCATGAACTCGGTTCTATTACACTGCTGGAACATTAATAACAAATACCTTTCTcataaattttgtatttaatttggtCTTTCTTAGTATCTAATTTActattctttttgtttgtatAATCTTATTGTTGGGTTTGTAACTTTGTAttgtatttatcattttattgctTCATGGGGCTTAGCTAGctggtttgaactttgaagctTTATCTAAAATTGAATGCTACTTTGAtgtttgattgatatatatgtGCACAAGCTTATACAAATCAAGTTAAGGCTCTTTAAGTAAATGAAATTGGTAAAACAGAGTTAGTGATCTGTTTTATTTATACTGCAATTTGCATACATCAAGATTAAAGTTAAACAGAGTTAAGCCTAGATAAGAATGTTACATTTAAAGGAATAAATTATACTGCATACGTCAAGATTAGaattcaagaaacaaagaacaaaataatCGGATTAATTGCTAGGTTGCTAGGTCTGGTAGTTAATAATATAACTTGACCATGACCGGATTAAATATAAGGAaggatatataattattatatgaaatcgaatgtatcaaataataaatttaaagtgtGAACTGTGAAGCCAACgaatgatatttataaatcaACATGGTATCTTGAGAAAtatcattcttttcattttaagttATTGGTATTATTACCAtccattttactttaaaaatcgCATTGATGTAATAGCTGaaattaattgtgtttaattttttttcagatcaAATTAGATGGCTGAAAACTCATCAAGTGGTGCTTCTTATATGGCTTCAAGTCCAGCAAGATCAGATGATCCAGCATGGGCTCATAGGCAAGTGGTTGTTGGTGCAAAGAACTCaagtatattttttcattatagcaAAAGGATCAACAGTGGTGGTATTACTCGTCTGAAGTATCACCTTGCTGGTATTAAGGGCCAAGTTAAAGCTTGTAAAAAGGTTCATCCAAATGTGAAATGGCAAATGAAGCAGTTGATAGAGGACTTAACAATGGAGAAAGAGACTTAGAATTGATATTGGAAATTCTCAATCATTTTCCATTGATAAAGTCGAAGAGGGTGGTAGTGTAAATCCTACTTTAAGTGATATCGGTTCAAAAGCAAATAAGAGATTGGCAATGCAAGGCACAagtgtaaatagaaaaaagatgaCTTCATTCGTTCCACGAACTACCCCAAGCTCACAACCTAGCATTAAAAATGCAATGGCTTCTAAAGAGAAGGAACATAATGCAAGGAAGCTCATGGCAAGATGGTGGTATGATGTTAATGTACCATTTAATGGTGCTACATCATACTATTATCAACCAATGATAGACGACATAGCATCAATGGAACCTGGTTTTAAAGGACCATCATATCATGATTTAAGGGGaccatttttaaaatgtgtAATTCATGATGTCCATGAATACCTCTTTGAAATCAAGGCTGATTGGAAACTTTATGGATGCTCTATTATGGCAGATGGGTGGTCAAATAGAAGGAATGTACCAATTGTGAATTTTCTTGCTTATTCTCCAAGAGGTACCATATTCTTGAAGCCAGTTGACACTTCGGGTCTTCGAAAAGATAAGGAGACATTGTTTGAAATGTTTGATGAAGTTGTCAAAGAAGTGGggcaagaaaatattgtccAATTTGTTAGTGATAATGAGTCTGCATTCAAAGCTGCTGGGAAGGCTTTACAACAAAGGTATGACACTTTCTTTTGGTCTCCTTTTGTAGTCCATTGCATTGATTTGatgttagaaaatattttcgaTCCAAGATATTTTCCAATGATTGATGAAACCATTAAGAAGGCAAGAAACATAACCAAACTTATATATAATCAGGTATGGGTTTTAGCTTTGATGAGGAAAGACTTTACTAATGGAAATGATCTATGTTGTCCTGGCATTACAAGGTTTGCTACCCATTTTTTAGCATCCAATGTTTACTTAAGTTTAAGAAAGAGCTTTGACAAATTTTACTTGCATGAAATGGGTAGAATCAAGTCATGGTAAGAGTAAAGTTGGAAAAGAAATAACTGCCATAATTTTACAAGATAAAGACTTTTGGCCTCGATGTGAAAATATAGTCAAAGTTAGTGAGCCTTTAATTAGAAGATAATGAAGAAAAACTAGCAATTGGTTATTTATATGAGGCAATGGATAAAGCAAAAGAACCATTAAGACAAGGTTGAAAAAtagagtatctcaatatgaacCATGTATTTGGGTAATTGATGCTAGATGGGATAAGCAACTTCATAGTCCATTACATGCAACAGGTTG
The genomic region above belongs to Populus alba chromosome 12, ASM523922v2, whole genome shotgun sequence and contains:
- the LOC118046671 gene encoding uncharacterized protein — translated: MAENSSSGASYMASSPARSDDPAWAHRQVVVGAKNSSIFFHYSKRINSGGITRLKYHLAGIKGQVKAFEEGGSVNPTLSDIGSKANKRLAMQGTSVNRKKMTSFVPRTTPSSQPSIKNAMASKEKEHNARKLMARWWYDVNVPFNGATSYYYQPMIDDIASMEPGFKGPSYHDLRGPFLKCVIHDVHEYLFEIKADWKLYGCSIMADGWSNRRNVPIVNFLAYSPRGTIFLKPVDTSGLRKDKETLFEMFDEVVKEVGQENIVQFVSDNESAFKAAGKALQQRADIAWKDAKYTQIWEHLRGEFELTQEICKS